DNA from candidate division WOR-3 bacterium:
GCCTCTTACCTGTAGTATCACTGTCGTAAACAACGATGCACATTTTATTCTTGAGATATTCTGCTATAAACTCAACATTGTTAACAGCGCTTGGTGGTAGCAAAGAGATTGCATCAACGCCTCCTGAAAGAAGTGCTAAACAATCCATTTCGCCTTCCGCGAAAACGAGACTATCGCCCTCTTTAATAAGCACGTCGGCTGGGTAGCAATAAAATTTTTCGCCATACTGAATTATTTTTTGTGTATGAGAATATGGCTTATACTTTCTGATTCCGACAAGTTCGCCTTGTATATCGTAAACTGGGATAACATACCTGCCTGTCAGTTCGTCATATCCGAGCTTCCTTTCTTTCACCACTTTGAACGTTATCTTCTTTGCATTAGCCAAGAAATCAATGAGTTTCTTATTTTCAACGAGTGCTGCATGAAAACGTTCAACTTCTTCATACAAAATATCCGTGCGTTTCTTGTCACTAACAAGGCGTAGGAAATCATTGATATCGCCACCAATACGGCAAGCGTGGCAATAGAACAATCCCTTTTCAATATTTATTGATAAAGACGGATGTGTGTCGTCGTGAAAAATACAGCGTACTAACTGCTCCTCTTTCGTCGGCAGAACGTTATCAAGATACTGCGCGAAAATATCGTAGTATTTCATTCATCAACCATGCCTCCATAGACTTTCATTAGTGCATAGATTGAATTAACAAGAACCTGTTCCAAACTACAGGATATCCCGTGTTTATACTTAAGGTAATTGGAAACAAGCAACAGGTTGGAAAAATGACCCGACACTATTTTGTTGTATTCAACAAGTTTATCAACAATATTATTGTCAACCAAATCTTCTCTTGCTCTAGCATAAGAAAGCAGAAGCATTACAAGGTCTTTTGCTAACGTTGAATAGTTCGCTTCCGGGAACATCGTGATTAAATCAATAGGCGCTGTTGTTTGTATCTTGTGATACTTGTATCGTTTCATAATTTTATCCCCATAGCCTCCAACAGTTTGGTATAATTCTGGCGCACATATTCTTCCTTAGGCGCTTTTCCTCTAAACTTCAATGGCTCGTTCTCGCCCTTAATCTTCCACAGATACTCGCCATTCAGGTAAACAGAACGAAAAGCGAAATCAACATACATGAATATCTCTGTTGCCGATTGCCCCTGTAACGATGGCGCGAGAAGGTTGGTATCAACTCGTTCATGAACATTTACAACAAAAATTATGTTATGCTGCTTCATCTCATAGAAAAGATTCTTCAGGCATACAAGTATGTAATTCCATTCTGAAAACGGAAGGTTTTCCCTGTTCAAACTCATATATCGTTTCATGGTATGGAACGATTGCAATCCCGATATAGTATCAATCGCAATGGATTTGAACTTGTTATAATCAATACTTCTAAGCAATTCTCTCAATTCGTCAAAATCGGTTACGTTTTCATACATAATATTGGATATATCCGCTTCAGAACGCAGGAGTGTTGAAAGTCCGCCCTCTGCGTCAATAATCAGTAGTGGTCGCGGTAGCGTCAACAAAGAATACGTTTTGCCTGTACCGGGCTTGCCAATAATCAAAAAATGAACAGAACTCCTATACTGAGAAAGCTGTTTCACTCTTCCCCTCCTGTAAGTATTCTCTTTAATTCCGACGTGGTGATATTGAACAATTCGTCTGATATTCTCTTCTTCCGTGCGATAATGTTGTATATATACTCGTCAATAGTCTTTCTGGCTATCAGGTCAATATACTGAACCTTATTCGTTTGCCCAATCCTGTGCAATCTATCTTCCGCCTGTTTTCTAACAATGTATGATGGGTCGTTATCAAAGAAGATACATGTATGGGCAGCTGTAAGGTCAATGCCGATACCGCCGACTTTAGGATTAGCAACGATGACATTGATATCGTCTGATGAATTAAACTTGCGCACGATATCGTGGCGTTTATCTGCATCTATCGCGCCGTAGATGCGCGATACTCTGAAATCACCAATCAATTCAGAAGTGATTCGGTTAATCGTATGAGTAAAACTGCAGTAGATTACATACTTCTCGTCCTCATGCAGATTTTCCTTCAACCATTCTATCTTTGCATTCTTTCCTGAGTAAAAAACACCAGCAACTAACATACGCGCATACAGGATTTTCGGTAGCACCGAAGTAACATAATCTTTTCCCCTACGTGCAGTAAGCGCCTTCAGCTGCTCTAACAATTCCTCATTGTCTTTGTCTTCCTCAAGTTTTCTAATAATCTGTTCAATCTGCGTATTTATTTCGTCTACATTCAGGGTTAACGTTGAAACGAATCTTCGGTATTCTTCCATGTGTTTCGGTGTTAAATCGATATGCAACGGTGTATACAATTTTTCTGGCAATTCCAAGCATTGTTCTTTTCTCAGTTCAAAGGAAGAATTGTTGATATAACGCAGTATCTTGTATGTTCGGTGATACGAAACCCCATATCGTGTTTGAAACATGTATTCCCTCTTAAACTCTGTTATGCTACCCACAAAAAACGGACGTTGGTATCCGCATATAGCGAACTGCTTATAATAATCAATATACTTCCCATCAATCGGTGTGCCAGTTAACATCGCGCAGTAATCAAAGGAAAGCAAAGCATTTATGTTTTTAGTTCTGTTGGTATTATTTTTCATGTAGTGGCTTTCATCAAATATAACAAAATCAAACTTTATCTTTCCTTTTCTATCCCTTTCCATTCGCGAAAATGTATCATAGTTCGTTATGATAATTACGTTCGGTTTATCACATAAGCCACGCAACACTCTAATCCTCTCATTAACAGGCAATCCCGATATAACAACAACATCAATATTGCTGTTCGTGTTGCTATCGTTTGCATAATTATAGAACGGGAAACAATCCATAAGATGCTTTTCATACCAGTTCAACACCAGAGAATTAGGGCAAACTATTAGCATATTTTTCACAATACCGCGTGTGTATAAATAGTCAAAAGCAAGCAAGGCAGCCAGCGATTTCCCTGTCCCTGTTTCCCAAAACAACAGCGCTTTCTTATTATTGACGATAAAGTTAGCGCCAACAACCTGATGTTCAAATGGCTTATACTTCGCGCGATATTCAAACCGTTCAAAATAGTCGTGTTTGATATCATCAAATGTTCTGAACTTGAAGAAGGCTTTGGTATGTTCGTCATACATATAAACTTCAAAATGGTCAAACAGTTGAAAAACAAAATAACTATAATATCTTTCGGGATTTTCAAGAAAAAGCAGCATATCTTCATCAACTTTCTTAACATAATAAGTCCGCCCGTTGTATTGTCTTTTTTCTAAAAGAACACCACCAAGCATCTCACTAAAATAGTAATCTTCATCCACAATCACGCCATCAACAATTCTACCTTTACGCAGATACAACGAACCCTCCTTCGCGCGTACGACGATAGGCAACTTCATCTTTTGTGTTTGTTCCTATCCCGCCCACCCACCCTCAATTTTACTCAGCGAATGGGTCTTCGGAACCTTCTTCGGTTTCTTCGCTTGAGTTTGTTGCATCTAAATCGGCAATCCTTATACGTGCAGGAGCGGTATAATCCATAGGATAGAACTTCTTAACGACATAGCTTCCATCATCAAACTGGCGCAAAGATGCTTTAACTTCTGCATCAATCAGGTCGTCAGTATCAAACTCAAGAACATTATTCTCAATTGGAAGGGAAAACGCGCGTGCGAAACTGCGCATATCGTCAAACCTGTTCAAAAGAACAAAGGCAACAACCGTAGCGCTCTTTTCTTTCTCTTTAAGAAGCAATTTAATCATATCATTCCCGCTTTTTGACTTAACAACCTGTGCATCAAGAACCTTTAGAACATGTATATCGTTTAAATCTAATTCAGGCAACTTCACTGTTAGCTTCATTATTTACCTCCTCTACGTCGGCGTTTACCGGATGCTTTTTGCTCCAGTATATTTTGTATTCAACAAATGGGGATTTAAGTTCTATGATATAGTTATCATCATCTTCATAATGGTCGTAAAAGATTTTCTTTGTAGACAACACATAAAATCTAAGCGCGTCTTTAATAACAATTCTGCGTCCAACTTTAAAAACAACATCCCATACATCCGTTTTTTGTTCTCTTGAAAGAGTAATTGAACGCGCCTTTGGAAGATATATGTATAGCTTTGCTGTAGGATTAGCAAACAGATGTTTCCATTTACAAACAATCCACAAAGGCAACTTCGCAACATCGTTATAATCAGCTTGCATTAAAGCGCGTTCAAGAATGATATCGCGCTTGCTATTCACGCTTGCTGAAAGCAAAAACTTCGCTGTAAACGAGAGAAACACAAGGGATAAAAGCGGATTGGTATCAACATGTTTTTCTGCCTGCTCAACTAAGTCGGTTTGAAGCTCTACGAGTTTCTCCTTAATATCTTCGGGAAAATCAACGTCTTTTTCTGATAGATGCTTATACAAAGCGCTAACAACATCAGAATCATATTCCTTAATATGATTCTTCACGATGTGGTAACATTCATCAAGTTTTTCCATATCTACCCTTTCTCAAAGCATCAAACAATTGTTTGTGGCGTGCTGCATATATATTAACACCATTTTCTCCTAAATACTCAAACAACAAAGTGTTGCCGGTTATCTCCTTGTCTGAAGGGATAATAAAACTTGCTACGCTTATATCTTTGCCGTCATAAAACAAAATATCTTCGCTACGAAATATTACAATATATGCCTCATCGGGTTCGCAGTAAAGTATGAAGCGTCCTGTTTCTTTGTTATAATAGAAAAACGGATGAATATGCATGCCCGCTTTAACTTCTCTTTTACAAACATACGTTGAATGTAGTCGTTGTGTCAAGCTTGACACCGAAATTGCGAACTCAATTGGTTGTGTTTTCGGCACATCTCTAACAACAATGGCGTCAGCACCGAATTCGCAATCGTACTTGTGCGCCATAAACTCTGCCCATAGTGTTCCGTTTCTCGAAGGGACATCATCAACGCGCATGCGCTTCAAGCCATAAAAATACTCAACTTTTTCGTCATACAAGTAATAGTAATTAATTGTGTTTAGCCCGTTTACGTTATGGCACATCGTATTAATCACCAACTTGACACTTTTCAAGCAAATCATACAGATTTAGAACAATTACACCTTCACTTAAAAGCCTTTCTAAATCATTGGTATTGCTTTCGCTAAATGCGATAGCGACAGGATACGAATCCAGTTTGAACTTGAGATAGGTAAGCCCTTCCTTGTTTAACACCGCAATATCTTCGGGATTGACCTTAATCTTTTCTTTGTTCATAAAGATATCCTTAACGCGAAACTGGTGCGAACGAATAAACAATGGAACGTCGTTAATACGGAACGAACAATTCATGTATGGAGTATCACCAATAACGAGTATGCAATCGTGAAGTCTATTGCCATACATCAATGTATTTGATGATTGGGACACCGTTGCTATCCTCCTTTGTGTATTTATCAAAAAGTAATCTTAATATGGAATGGATAAGCTGAATAGCATAATCACGCTCACCCGTCGGTAGTTTATCGTTTATCTTAACAATAATTGCCGGCTTAAGGTCGTCAATAACAACATTATAAGCATCGTCTATATCTATATCTTTGCTCACTACAATTCCTCCTTTTGTTCGTTTCCTCTTACTCGATCGCGCATCGCAAAAAACCTTTCAATCAAGTAATCGTTGTGTTCATAACACTTGCCGTAATACTTTTGTATAGCAGAGTGCCGTATCCTTGATTCTAAAAATGAAGAGTCCATGATATGGAACCTCCTAACGCTAATGTCTTTTCCATCGTAGAAAACAATATCTTTAGGTTCAAACAACACAATATACATATCGCGCGTGTCAATAGTATGATTCTCAGGAACGCTCAAGCAGAACGGTGAAACATGCAGGCCACCGACAATACTGCTTATTACTTGCGATTGAAAAACAGTTTCCTTGTCTTCTTCGCAGGTGTTAATTCTAAATACAACACCCTGCTTTTCCGGTTCTTCGCTTATGCTTAAACACCTATAGCCATACATATCGTCAATAATATTAACACTATAAATGCGGTTGCGGAAGTAGAACGGACTCAATAACATCAATCCTTCGTCAAACTCCATCTTCTTAACACCAAGATACGAAACTAAATATGGAGGACGATAGAAGCCTTCTACTGAAGGCAGTGTACCCGATACGATATGGCACATTTTTTTCCTCCTGTTGTGTTTTGTTGTCTACCTTAAGACCGGAACAATCTTATCAATCAAATAATCGTTGTGTTCAAAGCATTCGTAATAAATCTTCTTTACCGTTGGATTTTTAATCATCTCGTCCAAATCGTTTGAATTGAGAATGTAGAACCTCTTAACACTAATATCTTTGCCGTCATAGAAAACAACATCTATCGGTTCAAACATAACAATATACGTATCCCGAAGGTCTTCAATACAGTTTTCAAGAACATGTAAACTAAAAGGCGCAATATGCATACCACACGTTGCTTTGCCAATCACAGGAGTATAGGAAATAACATCATTTGAGCCCTCAAAGGTATTAACACGAAAGGACACAGTTTGAATCTTAGGGTCTTCTCTTACGCATAAACACTTGTAACCGAACCAATCGTCCATGTAAACATCGTAAACATGGCCGAGAAAATACGCGCTTCTTAATACTTTGCTGTTTTCGTCAAAATACATCTTCTTGAGACCAAAATAACGACCCAAATTTGGAACGCGATAATATCCATTAGCTGAGGGCAACATACCATTAACAACGTGGCACATTTTTCTACCTTCTTTTGTTAGTTTTGCTTACGATAAATGTTGTGCAATCAATCTGTCATTGTTATCAAGCATAAACCGTGCATGTTCCGGCAACGTTATCTTGCGATTAATATGTGATGAATGCGGTAACAAGAAGTGATTGACACTAACAACCCTGCCATCATAGAAAACAACAGCCCCCGGTCTAAAAACAACAATATAAACGTCATCACGTTTTTCTACGTCAACGCCTAAAGGATAAATAAAAGCACCGGTTTTAATACTAACATCAAGGCAATAGCAAACAAAGACCTTGTTGTTAATAATACACGGGATTTTCAATTCCGCCGTGCTTGCAACAGGTTCCATTCTAAACAAAATTGCATCGTTTTCAAAACGAACATTATATACGTGATTGTCCGCAATGGGATTGTGAAAAACTTTTTTATCAGCATCGTATTCAATAAACGTATAGCCCACTAAATCCGGATACTTTTTCCCTTCTAAAGCGTAAAAACGCTCATAATCGTTACGACACGATACGATATGGCACATTGTTTCCTCCTGTGTGTTTGTTTTGTTTTCAAGAACTAACGGTTATTAACATCGTATGTGCGACGATAATTCTCTAATGCTGCGTCGTTATGACGCAACACCAGTTCGTGTCGTTCTTGCAAAACAACACCATGATTAATAAGATATTCCGACGAAGGTAGAATAAATGTTGAAACGGTAACACAACTACCATCATAAAACGTAATATCTTCTGGTCTGAAAATAACAGCATACGTATTGTTATCCATCCAAACCCCAGAATATACCGGCAAAACATGGAATCCTGCGCTAACTTTTCTGTAAACATAAACGATATCGTTAGCAAAATTGCCATCACGATTCCAATCAACATACATCGGTAAAGAAAAAATTAGCTGCTGACGCTTAACATCAGGTTTGAACACAACAAAACCGCGTTCGTTTAGTTCGGTTTTGTAATAGTAATTGTCTACAAAGACCGAACCGAACTTACCACCACATATAGGATAGAACATGTATCGCAATCCGAGTAAATAGAAAATGCCCGTTTCTTTATCAGTAAAGCCATAGAAACCGGCTTCATTGCTCTTCCGTTCAATTGTATGCTTCATTGGACGCTCCTTCATGCTGTTTGTTGTGAAGAATTATACATAAAACGCGCCAATTTTCTCTTAATACGCAGAACGTCTGCTAAAGTAAACTTATCAGGATTTAGCCAAACATTATATTCTGAAGACCTGCATATTTTGCCTTGCTGTTCTAAAGATACACCAATGCAACCGACGTTGTTTCTAGCATAAACAATATCAAGCCCATTAATACGCCCGAATATCTGAAGAATATCGTCATCATTGAAAATGAAAGTGATAGGAGTAACATACATAAAATACGCGCGACGAAAATCGGGACAAAGGGATTTAATTACATTGAATAACTCGCGCCACCGAACTAATCCAAAATCTCTACGCTGAAGCTTCATACCCTTAACAAAAGTGCCTGCCTTATCACCAATAAAAGCTCTGCCATGATAAGGATAATAGTTTACATAATAGGAACCGTCGGCGTCATTAACAAAGAACCGAAAACACATACCTTTTAGCCTCATTTTTTGACCTCCTTTTTGTGTGTTGTTCCCGCGCACCAGTTTGCACAAGAACGCGCAAGCATAATTGCGCAAACCTGTGCAAACTGCGCAAAGAAATATTGGAATATTGGATTGTGAACGGAAAGGGAATCTAAACGATAGGGGAATAGTGTGGACTAAAGGAAGACTACTCTACTGAAACCGCAATCAAAGCAAGTAAGCAAGTAAGCAAGTAAGCAAGACAAAGCAAGTAAGCAAGACAGCAAAACAAAGTAAAGTAAGACAAGGCAAAGTAAAGCAAAGTATCATATTTAAAAGATTAATATGAATGTTAATATGGGGGGGAAGACTGGTTTGTTAGAAGCTTTCTACACGTGCTATCTCTCTATCTAAAATCCTCTTTAGTTTCTTGATCCCCCGTATCGAAAAGTCATGAAAGTTAAAGGAAACACGACGCCCACCAGTAAGGTAGGCAACGTATTCCGCTCTCGTTTTCTTAAAATTAACCGTTATCTTCTTGCCGTCGCCCTTCTGGTAAACGACGGCTACTTCGTTGATGTATTCGTGTATCTGTAAATAATCTGTGTTGTCAAACAAGAAATTAATAAAAGATATAATGCTGAATCTTGGCGGGTAGACGTAGCGGTCAAAAAAGAATACAGAAAGCTTGTTCAACCTGTTAAAATCAATCCAGTGTGCGCAGCGTTCGTTGTCTACCTCTGCGTGTAAAGGAAGGTCGCAGATTGTGTACCTTTCCCGCCATCCACCGTTCTGTTCCTTCTGCTTGAACGTTATCGTTCCACCCGGATAAACAACCGCCATAAAACGGTTGTAATCGTACGTTAACACAATCGGCGATGCATAGACCTTGACGTTCACTTCGCGCCTCCATTCGTGTTTTGTTTCTTATCTTAATATCAATTGCTGATAATTTAATTAATCAAGTATCGGAATCCCCGCTTTATTCAGGCGGGGTTTATTCTTCTCCTTCTTTTCCTTTGCCTTCACCTTCACCTCCTTCTTTTCCTGTTCCTGCACAGGCTTTTCTTGTTTTTGTTCTTCCTTCACGTCAATATCGTATCCGCCCTCATTCAAAAATATATTAAGGTTCTTAAACTCAATCGTTGTTGCCTCTTTGTACTCAAAGAGGCAAATATAGTTAAGCAAAGAATCCGAACTCTGAAAAACGAAATAGTCTACTAGGAAGGAATCAGGTAATTGCTGAAGCGCTGATTCTATATCTGCTTCAGCACGGATAATCAGTGCAAGTAAATTGTTTTTCCCCGCGTTTACTACTAAGGTCTTGTTCTTCTGATTCACCTGTACATGATTCAATACGCGGGAAACAAACAAGTTAGTGTTGAGGCGCTGGACTATTCCTGCTTGCATCAGGAAGTCCACAACCTCGTTTTTAATATAAACCCTGATTGCGTCAGGATAAATCCCGACGTCGAAGTAGTTAACAAATAAGTTTTGGTTCGACGCGCTTTTCACCCGCCGAATCAAAATATCGGCAGGCAAGACCGATGCTTCAACTGTTGTTAAATCGTAATTCATTGCAACAAACCTCCTGTCGTTTTCTTTTTCTGCGGTTTTCATTCCGCAGCAGAACAGCATCTATACATGCTGTTGTGTTGCGGAACGACGCTATGCTTGCGATTTAACTATTGTTAACTGTTGATTACCTTTCTAAAGGATAAATGCGAACATTCTTCGCAATATTACCATCCAGTGATACATAAATACGAAACTTTTTCCTGGAATAGATGCTATACATATCTAAAAGCATACGCTTTTCATCTACGTCAATAACATCAATAACAATATGCTCTTTCTGAAGACATACGTCAGAAAATTCTGATTTTTTTACAATATCTTCTAAAATTAACTCTCTGGTATCAAAAACAACGGTATAGTCTTTCCCGTTCGCAGCAAAACGCAGATGCAGAATACGGTTCGGATTTTGAGGATTTTCTACTACAATATATTCCTTGCAAGGGATACATAAATCACTATTCACAAACTCGTATACTTTAGTGCTGTTGTCATTGACAATCATTCTTGCATTATCCGGAATTGGATAACGCAAAAGAAGGTTGTTTTGAGTATATTCAATTGTTTCAGGATTTGAGGCTTTCATTATATCCCCGATTGCTAACCTGTCTGGCGTTGATATGTAATCCGCCATACAAAGTAGTGCGGATTACATACAGTTGCAATCATGTAGTATGGATTACATATCGTTGCTATGCAAGTTAACATATTAATTCTGAACCGTTTAAGGTAGGCAGGATTACATTTGACGCAATCTGTCAGCTTACTGCGTAATCTCATCGGCTCGGTATTGTCGGTATTGCTGGTAAAACGCGAATGATGAATGATGACGACGAATGATGATGATGAAGATAAATGATGAAGGAATGGGATAGACGTACTGAACGTCTATCCCACGCCGGAATTACTTTACTGATTCTGGTTCCTCCGCGGCCTTGTCCCCTTAAACGATACCCTGAGTGGGACAAGCCCGGGCGTCACAGAGGCAAGCTGGTTCAGCTGTTCTGCCGTGACTTCGATGAGAACGCTGGTGGTGCTGGCAGGTACAACGTATTCTGCTAATGAACGCTGCCGACGCCGGGCCCGCTGCTCCTGCTTTACCGCCGCCAGCTCCTGCTGAAGCGTTGCTTCGTCCAAACGGATACCATGTCTTTGTAACACCGCTAACAAAAGCTCTGACGCTTTCATAGCGTGCCCTCCTGTTTGTTTGTTGCGCTCGAATTATACCACAAAGCATATGTCAATGTCAATACCCTTCCTACCACGCCCTACCACGCCCTACCGTTCCTGCTGACGGGGACTAAGAAGGAAGGAAGGAAGGAAGGAAGGAAGGAGACTAAGGAAGATTGCAGACTATTTGCTGGAAAAACGCAACGAATCCACACACTCATACCCCGCGAACGCGAACGAACGTGTAAACAGCAAGCAAAGAAGGTAGGTTAAAATATAAGCGATGGTTAAGATAGATTAAGATATAGATATAGATATAGATAGATAGATGATAGATAGATAGATAGATAGATAGATATATAGATATATGGATATATATATCCTATTATCCTATATCATCATCAGTACAAAAAATAAAAATATTGACGCGCGAACAAGGTGTGAGTGTGTGATATCGCTTCGCTTTTGCTATAATTTGCTGGAAAATCACATACTATGACAATAACAAAATCCAAAACGCCATTCACAAAGCCCTTTAATCCTTTAGATTCCCCAACATCCCAAAACGTGCCAAAACTGATTAACCGCTCATTTAATGTTACAAAACTACAAAGCAAGCAATATATACAGTTTTTTCAAGCGATTTTTTTGAAAATTTTTTGAAAAATCCCGAAAATCGCTTGCAATCGTCTCGTGCATAGACTATAATGATAGCAGAATACTAAACGCGAAACACAAAGGAGGGACACAAGGTGGTTTCAGTAGGTCAAGATTGGGTATTATGGCGGCCTGCCGACGATGTGGCTATCCACATCGCCTGGTCGTACCAGGAACTGCAGGTTCTTGTTGAACGCAAAGGTCAGACCACCATCAACCAACGGCTGCCATTCCCAGTAGAGGTCAAGGCGCATTACGTAACGGTAACCAAGCACCGCGTAATGGTCACGGCGCACACAGACGATAACTACGAGGTAAGCTTCCACGTCAGTTACTACCCAGAGCTCGGTGGTACAATCGGGTTGCACCTGAAAGGCTTGGGATTTCTGCTCGACGTCGACCTTAAGGAGGGACAGTAACATGAAGGTACTCTATCGCAGCAGCGAAGAAAACAGCGCTGTCGTACTCGGCGACAGCGGTGCCCTGTTCTTGCTGACGAAGAGCCGAGTGAAAGAATTAGACCCTATTCTCTTCGCAACATGGATGGCGAGCGTCGTGGGGCTGGATGCCGGCGTCACTGAGGAAGGCTGGCAGTGGCTCCAAGCCCATATGCATTTGGTCCGAATTGAAACACCGCTGAATTAGCCGAATAAGCCCCCGCTTGGGCGCAAAGCACACAAAGCGCTTTGCGCCCTTTTTTTGCTCTCCATAACTAACTGCAATAGCACCTTGTGTATTCGCTTCTGCATAGCCATCACAATACATGCTTGTCATTACGCTTACTAAATACAATGGCAACGATTGTAATGCTTTCACTGATATTGTATACCGATGATTGCTATGCATACCAATATCTGTATGGCGAATGTTGCAAAACAGAACATTAAATTGTGTTGCGATGTTTGTAAAGAAAAATACGAATGTTGAATGGCATGCGTTTGTAATGGGGGATACAGATGGGGCGTGACGGGGTGCGCGTAAAAATATCCAATATAATATCCCTTTTTTGCAAAACTCAATGCAATTTACGCAGCATGTGGTATAATCTTAGATGGAGGTGTGATATAGTGTTAACGATTATGCCGGAGGTTATAGAACGGAGAAGCAAGCAGGAATTGGTTGGAGAGAGTTTGGGCTTATTTTTGAAGATAGTGAATGGTGAGCATTTATCGGAGAATGATTTGCTTGAGTTTTTGACATTAGAGCGTGGTGGCAGCAAGTTACACGAATTATTGGAGCAGTTAATTCGTTTACGTTCGCGCATATTACAGGCGAGGTTACAGGGTGTTTTAGACAGGGCATTGACGCGGGTTGAGGAGATAATAGAGGGTTCGTCAGACGAGGAGTTGGTATTACGTGCGGTTCGTTTAGTTTCGGAGATTTCGTCCAAGATACGGGTTCAATCGGCTTCGTTATCGATAACGTATGAGGCGGATGAGAATTCCGTAGCGTCGTATATACAGCGGAAGTTACGTGATGGTGATGAATGATATTTTGTATAGATTTTGCGGTCGGTGCTGAAAGGAGGTATAGTGTTGGTAGTTTTCGCTACTTCTCGGCTTGTTAGTATTTTTTCCGACCGGTTTGACATAGATTTACATTTAGGTTATGGCAGGGGCAGTTTAGTTACTGTTTGTGTTAGGCGAGATGGTATTTCGCGTTATTTTCGTTTTCGTCATCGCAGGTGTATGAGGCGCATTAGTGGTGTTAGTGCATCTGGGGGTGGTGTATTTATCAGGGTTAGCGATGGTATTTCGCGCGAGTTATTTTCGTTATTATT
Protein-coding regions in this window:
- a CDS encoding AAA family ATPase; its protein translation is MKQLSQYRSSVHFLIIGKPGTGKTYSLLTLPRPLLIIDAEGGLSTLLRSEADISNIMYENVTDFDELRELLRSIDYNKFKSIAIDTISGLQSFHTMKRYMSLNRENLPFSEWNYILVCLKNLFYEMKQHNIIFVVNVHERVDTNLLAPSLQGQSATEIFMYVDFAFRSVYLNGEYLWKIKGENEPLKFRGKAPKEEYVRQNYTKLLEAMGIKL
- a CDS encoding DEAD/DEAH box helicase, yielding MKLPIVVRAKEGSLYLRKGRIVDGVIVDEDYYFSEMLGGVLLEKRQYNGRTYYVKKVDEDMLLFLENPERYYSYFVFQLFDHFEVYMYDEHTKAFFKFRTFDDIKHDYFERFEYRAKYKPFEHQVVGANFIVNNKKALLFWETGTGKSLAALLAFDYLYTRGIVKNMLIVCPNSLVLNWYEKHLMDCFPFYNYANDSNTNSNIDVVVISGLPVNERIRVLRGLCDKPNVIIITNYDTFSRMERDRKGKIKFDFVIFDESHYMKNNTNRTKNINALLSFDYCAMLTGTPIDGKYIDYYKQFAICGYQRPFFVGSITEFKREYMFQTRYGVSYHRTYKILRYINNSSFELRKEQCLELPEKLYTPLHIDLTPKHMEEYRRFVSTLTLNVDEINTQIEQIIRKLEEDKDNEELLEQLKALTARRGKDYVTSVLPKILYARMLVAGVFYSGKNAKIEWLKENLHEDEKYVIYCSFTHTINRITSELIGDFRVSRIYGAIDADKRHDIVRKFNSSDDINVIVANPKVGGIGIDLTAAHTCIFFDNDPSYIVRKQAEDRLHRIGQTNKVQYIDLIARKTIDEYIYNIIARKKRISDELFNITTSELKRILTGGEE